A section of the Humulus lupulus chromosome 2, drHumLupu1.1, whole genome shotgun sequence genome encodes:
- the LOC133820025 gene encoding uncharacterized protein LOC133820025, which yields MAGADLFESYTSEAGYSLAARKLPDPSKNRASAVDPHTVPFRLSLLQLRLIDHGTSEAGAGLDHGTSEAGIDTSEDSGDDEDEYEVDPEYEQEDDGVEVNDIAEKQLIRKGKRPIEIDVGNETFQEDSDIEYGAHDSSTDDEDTTETVGEDSEPHKPNKRSKKVKMPELPEFNTTIDMAKPKFKLGLSFPSGAVFKKAVREYSIQNGKDIFFKKNDPHRVRAQCKGVNCPWVCFASKIDDTPTFVIKTLNDEHRCSRTNTNRFATSKWLSEKYLEEFKINEKLGVSSFVHKVNKDHVLDITRDKAYKAQLLATKAIEGSYEE from the exons ATGGCTGGAGCAGATCTTTTCGAAAGCTATACATCCGAAGCTGGCTATTCATTGGCGGCGAGAAAGCTCCCCGATCCGTCGAAGAACAGAGCCTCCGCCGTGGATCCACACACGGTACCG TTCCGCCTGAGTTTGCTACAATTACGTCTGATTGATCATGGAACAAGTGAGGCAGGGGCTGGTTTGGATCATGGAACAAGTGAGGCAGGGATTGATACTAGTGAAGACAGTGGTGATGATGAGGATGAATATGAGGTAGACCCGGAATATGAACAAGAGGATGACGGAGTGGAAGTAAATGATATTGCTGAGAAACAATTGATTAGGAAAGGTAAAAGGCCTATAGAGATTGATGTAGGTAATGAGACTTTTCAAGAAGATTCTGACATTGAATATGGTGCACATGATAGCTCCACAGATGATGAGGACACTACTGAAACTGTTGGTGAGGACAGTGAGCCACACAAACCAAACAAGAGGTCCAAAAAAGTCAAGATGCCAGAGTTGCCTGAGTTTAACACTACAATTGACATGGCCAAACCCAAATTCAAGTTAGGATTATCCTTTCCATCTGGTGCAGTGTTTAAGAAAGCAGTAAGGGAGTATTCAATACAAAACGGGAAGGATATATTCTTTAAGAAGAATGACCCGCACAGGGTTAGAGCACAATGTAAGGGTGTAAACTGTCCTTGGGTATGTTTTGCTTCGAAAATTGATGACACTCCTACCTTTGTCATCAAAACATTGAATGATGAACACAGGTGTTCTAGGACAAATACTAACCGATTCGCAACTTCCAAATGGTTGAGTGAGAAGTATTTAGAGGAGTTTAAGATCAATGAAAAGTTGGGTGTTTCCTCTTTCGTGCACAAAGTTAACAAAGACCATGTGCTAGACATAACAAGGGACAAGGCATACAAAGCTCAACTTTTAGCAACAAAAGCCATTGAAGGAAGCTATGAAGAGTAG